One Sebastes umbrosus isolate fSebUmb1 chromosome 6, fSebUmb1.pri, whole genome shotgun sequence DNA window includes the following coding sequences:
- the prim1 gene encoding DNA primase small subunit, with translation MPSSDYDSACLPDLLPLYYRRLFPFSQYYRWLNYGGVHKNYFQNREFSFTLKDDIYVRYQSFSTQTELEKEMQKMNPYKVDIGAIYSHRPNQHNTVKSGTFQALEKELVFDIDMTDYDDVRSCCSAADICCKCWTLMTIAIRILDRALREDFGFQHLLWVYSGRRGVHCWVCDEAARKLSVAARSAVAEYLSLVKGGDETVKKVVLNDPIHPFIRESLTVVEQYFPRYALQDQDILGRKESVEKVLALTPEDVRKELKQDFQNEKKPENRWKLVKDQAKRKQGTAKKGQHFEKEIMLQYCYPRLDVNVSKGVNHLLKSPFSVHPKTGRISVPMDLKELEAFDPFAVPTISQICEELDRPRTGEEEEKSEDTKEKENEKDAAERRKIRDYKRTSLGKYVKHFDQFLDGMARSWKGELLKKSDLQKDF, from the exons ATGCCGTCCTCAGACTATGACTCGGCCTGTCTGCCGGACTTATTACCTCTTTACTACCGCCGGCTGTTCCCTTTCTCCCAGTACTACCGCTGGCTGAACTATGGAGGAG TGCACAAGAACTATTTTCAGAATCGAGAGTTCTCCTTCACACTCAAAGATGACATCTACGTCCGCTACCAGTCGTTCAGCACGCAGACCGAGCTGGAGAAGGAAATGCAGAAGATGAACCCTTACAAGGTTGACATCGGAGCCATATACAGTCACAGG CCCAATCAGCACAACACCGTGAAGTCAGGAACCTTCCAGGCCCTGGAGAAGGAGCTGGTGTTTGATATCGACATGACAGATTACGATGATGTCAGAAGCTGTTGCAG TGCTGCAGACATTTGCTGCAAGTGCTGGACCCTGATGACCATTGCCATCCGCATCCTGGATAGAGCTCTTCGAG AGGACTTTGGTTTCCAGCACCTGCTGTGGGTTTACTCTGGCAGAAGAGGAGTGCATTGCTGGGTGTGTGATGAAGCTGCCAGGAAACTCTCTGTAGCAGCACGCTCTGCAGTCGCAGAATACCTCAGCCTGGTTAAG GGAGGCGACGAGACGGTGAAGAAAGTTGTGCTCAACGATCCAATTCATCCTTTTATCAG AGAGTCTCTGACGGTGGTGGAGCAATACTTCCCCCGGTACGCGCTACAGGATCAGGACATACTGGGCCGCAAGGAGTCTGTAGAAAAAGTGCTGGCACTCACCCCTGAAG ATGTAAGAAAAGAATTAAAGCAGGACTTCCAAAACGAGAAGAAACCAGAGAACCGTTGGAAACTGGTGAAGGACCAAGCCAAAAGGAAACAG GGCACTGCCAAAAAGGGCCAACACTTTGAGAAAGAAATCATGCTGCAGTATTGTTACCCGCGGCTCGATGTGAACGTCAGTAAAGGGGTGAACCATTTGCTGAAGAGCCCCTTTAGTGTTCATCCCAAAACAG GACGCATTTCTGTTCCCATGGACCTCAAAGAATTAGAAGCGTTTGATCCTTTTGCTGTGCCTACAATCAG tcagATCTGCGAAGAGCTGGATCGACCCAGGACAGGCGAAGAGGAAGAGAAGTCGGAGGACACCAAGGAGAAGGAAAACGAAAAGGACGCAGCAGAGAGACGAAAGATCAGAG ATTACAAAAGAACAAGTCTGGGGAAGTATGTGAAACACTTTGATCAGTTCCTGGATGGGATGGCTCGCTCATGGAAAGGAGAACTTCTCAAAAAAAGTG atctTCAGAAAGACTTCTGA